Genomic DNA from Salvia miltiorrhiza cultivar Shanhuang (shh) chromosome 1, IMPLAD_Smil_shh, whole genome shotgun sequence:
GTAAATGGTCAAACACACCTCAATTCAGAAACCTGAAATACATCAAACAATAATGCAGCAAGTCTTCTGCAAACAAGGAGTGTGTAACATCCATTTTACATCATGGTAAATACAACATGGATTCACAAAATAAGAAAACGACATGCCCACTCGTCCAACCACAAGGATGGTAGCACATCCTTTTAGCTACTTGCAACTGCATCACTTGCTGTTGCTTCTGCTTTCATCTTGATCTCGACATTGTCATGGACTCCCTGCAACAGCATCTCACCATCGTATGTGACAATTTTTCGTTTCTTTGCTGCGCGTAGAGTTCCAACTAGAGCTTCAAAGATGTTGGCGCACCTATCATCATTAAATAGCACACCAAATGTAACCTGCAGAATTAAGAAGAGATGCCCAGGTAAGATGGCATGCTTCTCCCAACAACTTCACAAGATGCCTCTCTCAACAAATTCACAAGACGTCTTCTTTGTATTGTGTGATGGAGAAGAATGAATTTACTAAACGGCCTAATATCATGTTCAAATGAAACGCAAAGGGGTTAAAAAAAGTTGCAATATATTGTGTCTTCATTAGGACAATCAGGCAATCCAATCTTCCCCAACACTTGCACACCTAATTTTGTTGTTTCTGACTCAACTTATAATGAAAGGTACACCATATTGTCCCCTACAATATGAGAAATTGAGGAAGGAACATGTTCTACATCATACTTAGCTAAAAGCATCTCATGGCCCTTTGATAGATACCCAAATGGTAGACCTTCTTACGTAAAAGTGAGGTTTCAAGTTCAATCCACATTGTATCCCTTCCCCAactcacaaaaaaaataaagtaaagcatccttaaaataataataataataataataataataataataataataataataataataatagcatcTGTAGTAATACTTGCAGAACCACAAGTAGAAGAGACGACATTATCTACTTGTCGATTGCAAATTGCTCAGGTAATGACCATCGATTAGTTGTTATCATGAGAATGGAGGCTGAATACGAACTAGTATAATCCAATCCATGTTTGGTTGATCTCTAGTAAGGCAAGCCTAATAATAGCTCGAATGCTCATCATTGACAATGGATGGCTAGGCCGAGCGAGGGCAAAAACACCAAACGAGCAATACAGAGACGGATGCAGCCATCATTGACAATGGATGGCTAGGCCGTCAAGTTATTTCACTATAATGAAATCTATAGCACACAATTTCAGGTtttataaaactgaaataaagTTTTTTGATTTCCTAGCAATCATCTACTGTAAGAAGCAAAATCTAGAAGGCGTGCGATCATATAAATCTCATGAGCAAGCACAAAATTCCTGGATCTaagaattcaaaaaaaaaatgataaaattgatTATACAAGCTCACAATCTCTGTTGAAGAGAACATCCAGATAGGGAAATTGAGGTGGATCTGAATGAAATAGAAGCATAATCGAAATTGAAAAGAGATGGAGAAATGCGAGGAGAGACGACCGTGTAGGAGCCGTCGGATTGAAGTTTGCCGAGACGCTTGATCTCCTCTTTGAGGCGCTCCACCTCTTCGCCTACGTTCATGATTTGAGTGTGTAGATGGGATCTGTTTTTCTCTTCCCAGATATTTTTGTGCTTGGATTCAGAAATGCGTTCTGGTTTTATAGTTGTATTCCCATAATTCGTAATGATTTTATACACAGCAGCTTCAGTATGTGCCATGCCATGCCATGGCAATTGCGATTTGTAGGTTGCTTACCGTTTTccaataaaaactcaaaaaaaaaaaaaaaaacatatgcaACTATCAATTGACACGATTTTAGTTAGGGTTGGCAAATCGTGCGGGTCGGGtcgttatcgggtcgacctgatatcgACCCGACCTGATAAGGGAATGTTCGAACCCAACCCAAATCCGACTTGATACATCTaaacccgaacccgacacgaaTCCGATATCAACACGATTTGAACCGGATTGACACGACACGATTTGATAATGACCTGATAACAATACGATTTGAATCGGGTTGACACGATAAAATAACGACACGATCCGATTACGACCTGATAACAAcacgaatttgatttgattcattcacaacaacaacaacaacaataataataataatatttattattattattattattattataataataataataataataataataataataataataataatacaagaTTCGTCACATATGCTCAACATACCCAATCAACATAGGAGGAATTTAGAAAGAGACATAAAAGTATAATAAAAGAAACAATAGTTAAAAAATGGAAGATATTGAAACCCTAAACTAAACTAAAGTAAAGATAAACTTGGGTGTGCGGCGGAAGTTGGAAGAATGGAAGATATTAAAACTCTAAACTGAagtgaagataaaaaattagaaataaaaaattaaaaaattaaaataaatacttcctccgtccaacTCTCTCTATCCACCTAGCCTTCTTTGCACGAAGAAATAAGAATTTAGGGTTTGTAAGTAAATCAGGCTGCTCGTAAGTTACTTTAAGttcgatttaaaaaaataatcgttcaattttttttagtttgtttcATGAAGTTCGacaaataaacaaattaaatttgaatttagtAGTATTTGACTCGTTAGTTCTTGAACAAGTTCGTTAAGTAATTCAACTTGAATTATAAACTATTAGCAGGTACAATTTATAATTATCTaatataattagtaataattGTAGTATAGTAAGAAATACTACTTCATCGGTCCCTCAaatatctttctttctttttattttggtccgtccccaacatatatttctaaatattttttgaaacaatTCCATTAACTATTACACTTACAATCTTCATTTTTTGTAAGATTAATGCTCCATTaatcaaatacacaactaatttttattaaaattttgtgttcttttttcttagaaagatgtttgatggacgaagagagtatattttattattttgaatgatataatttattttaaaaaataattaatattttatataaaatactccctcccattttttataaatatcgTTTCAGCAATCTCCATGAATTTGGTTTTATATGTCGTTTGAGGGTGATTAACCAAAATTAACCTcatttattttcattaataGCTTTCAGTTCCTTTCTTTTACACAGTATTTGAAGAGTCCTCCTTTATTTTCATTAGTGTGAAAGGATTATAATgagtataaaattaatttcttaaaatttgtgtaaaACACTAGAACgacatttataaaaaataggaGGGAGTAAATCTAAaagatttatataaatttgattaaatTCGTAAGTCTTAAAATATTCAATAACAGAACTTTAGATTCGAGTTGATACAAAATGAACGTTATTCGACTCGACTCGATGCGAATGTAGGCGAGATGAAGCCAGCACCACTTGTCTAATCACAAATTTAtttactaatattttaatatttttactctcttaaaataaataaataagtacttTGAGTGTGGGCCGTCAGTCAACCCCCACTATCGGCccatttattaatattaatattatactctcttcgtcccataaatcttgacacgtattcatTTTAGGctgtctcacgaatcttgacacattttaaaataaggtaataattagtcaaaaaataaggggtcttaattatattatatctcctactttatcactgtATTACCTTctttctcatactttatcatttatatatattttattacctacacacttaaaacactaatgtacaactccttaattttcttgtcgaaaccaaacgtgtcaagattcgtaagacggaggaagtactaaATACAATATTTAATGCATGCTTAAAATATTACTCACTTTATCTTATTAAATActataattcattttttattttatattattccattataatttatattcatttctataaataagatttaatttttttaaaaatataaattctatcaattttacttgatttatatATTTCGTAAATTTTCGTGTCAAAAAATCATGTTTAATGGAGCTAGTCTGTGGCATACGGCATACGGCATCGGGCATACGATAGAATATCTTCGACGGACCTAAACCAATCTCGATAGGTGGGGCCCACAGAGGCAAAATCCCACAAAATCTCCTCTTTGTTAATTCATTCGCGACATTCTtcgattaaataaattttaaaacaaaaaaaaaggtgtgtatgtaaaatattaaaataaaataaaaaagtgttaATGGTGATACATGAGTTGACTCAGGGCAGGCAAATCTGATGTACGGACCACCACACGCCTCCACCATGAATGAGACCTCCATTACCAACGACCACCCCACTGCTCAtctcgatgacgatgacgacgacgacgacgacgacgataACGATAACGATAACGATAACGACGTCGTTCACTGCCCCAATGCTCACGACAACCCCTCTTCTCGGATCAGGTACGACCCCCCCAACGCTGCCCACTCACCCCACGCCCTCGCCGTCCTCGACACCGTCGCCTCTCACGCCCTCTATGCGCCCGATATGCCCCCGCCCCAGGGCCCCTCCGCCGCCGGCGATGGCGCCGCCGACCAGCTCACCCTTTCCTTTCAGGGCGAAGTTTATGTTTTCGACTCAGTTTCCCCTGAAAGGGTATTCCCTTCTTTTCTTAGTTCTAATTAATTGcctcaaatttttaattttttttgtgtatTCAGTGTATGGGATTTTGTGTTTGCGATTTGAATTCAGTTTAGCCCTTAATTGCGTCAACTATTGACTGCGTTAGCCTTCATTCCTTTATTTCCCAATCCAAGGGATTGCAATTTTGTGTTGCTCAACTTGTATACTTTTGAAGTTGCTGTAGATTTCTAGAAGGCCTTATGATGTGTTCTGCAAGGATTGTGattgtttattttttctttattgttGTTTCAGGTTCAGGCAGTTTTGTTATTGTTGGGTGGGTACGATGTGCCCACCGGTATTCCTACTCCGGGGATGACACCTCAGAGCCACAGGGTATGATTGGTGTAACCTTCAAGAACTCGGATTTCTCAACTTGGTATCTGAGTTATCTTTTGTTTGCTCCTATTTACTAAAACAGAACTTGGCTGATTATCCTGGAAGGTCGAGTCAGCCTCAAAGGGCTGCCTCTTTGAACCGGTTTAGAGAGAAGAGGAAAGAACGTTGTTTTGAAAAGAAGATCCGTTATACAGTTCGCAAAGACGTTGCCTCCAGGTTGTAATGAGTTTGAGATTGTTCAATAAGTGTAAACTCTTTTTGTTGGATCATGATTCCGGTTGAGCCTTTCTTATGATTATGTGCAGTATGAGTTTCCTGGAACCATTTTGAAATATCCAGTGAAATTTTGCGATGCAGGTTCTTTTAACTGCTTCAAGTAGATATGCCTAGAAGCTCTAATCACTCTGATTTTGTGAGATTAGGGATCTGGTTTCATTAGATATATGTATACCTGCTTCTCTTTATTACCATGAACTGAATTGGAGAAGCAAAAAacttgccttttttttttttttttttttttttttttttctcccttttGTTTGAGCACGTTGTTGCATTATATGGTTGTAAATAAGGGTTTAGCAAAAGAATGAAGGTTCTGGTTGAGCTGCTGCTTTGTTATCTTAAATTCTTTATACTTTGTGTAGTGGATTAAATTTCAAAATGTTTTAAAAACGATTTATGGTTCTGAAATGGTATAAAAATGTGGCTGAAAGAGATTCATTTATATGTTTCATATCTGCATGGTCATGTCTGGTGTAAAAAAATGTGCTTGAAAgcaatttatttatgtttttgtaGTTTGGACCAACTCAACCACTTATTCGTATCAAAATGTCATCTTTATCCCATGCATATGCCATCTCCAGGATGCAGCGCAAGAAAGGTCAGTTTACGTCATCAAAATCAATGCTTGAGGAACCAGGATCATCAGAGTGGAATGGAAATTCTGGCCCGGAAGAGCAGGAAACCTCGTGAGTGCCTCTATATGTTTagggtttttattttttggctGGTGAATCTTAATGGCTTTTTTGCTTCCTGGTCATTAATTTAATGATTTGAGCTGCCTTTGAATTCAGTAGTTTATTTCTTCAGTTTGTTACCTTTATGACTTTCTATTAAATGCTTCTCTTGCTAAATTCCAACAGGTGTATACATTGTGGGATCAGCTCAAAGTCCACCCCTATGATGCGACGTGGACCAGTTGGGCCAAGAACTTTGTGTAATGCATGTGGCCTCAAGTGGGCCAACAAGGTATGTATGTGTCATTTGAAAACTGTAGGTTTTCCATTTTTTGGCTAGAGTGACAATGAGTGTCCCCATTGTGATTTCTGATTgagtttttccattttctgattgttCAAACTACACTTTGCAACACCTAATAAGAGTTggaaatattattttctcgtATGAATGCATATGGCATTTTATAGCTTGGCAATTAGCCATCTTGCTTTCTTAATGCCTGCATTTCTTGGAAATCACTTGAGACTGACTGACCAAATAAATCTGCACAAAATTGTTGTCTGGTAAAATTTACTGATTTTGTAGTCATTTTTGTCTTCCTGAGTTGGATTCGAATGTATATGTCATTGTTTGCCTCTAGAAATCTTTCCATCTCCTTTTTGCCCGTCTCTTAAATACATATGTGGTTTGGTTAAACATTGAGTGCCTGTTTTGCAGGGAGTCTTGAGGGACCTGTCAAAACTTCCCATTATTATGAAGGTTCATTTCGACCCATTGAACTGGCATTTTGTTCTACTCTACTACCGACAGAATATACATTATACAAACATATAGCATTTGGCTCCAATACGATCAAAATCGTGGGGCTGGGCTAAAAGTTCCTTTCTTATGCCTTGTTTTCGTTTCTCCTTGACAGCTCAACAGGGAAACAAAATGCGAGGATACCGGCATGCACCCTTCTACCGCGATCACATCTTCCAGTGGCGACAACTAATCTTAGAGCATTGACAACAAATAAGAAAGCCCATTGCATTTCAAATTGTAATCAATTTGTCTGTGGTGGTAAGGTCGAGACGTCTAGTCACCTGTTAGATACCTCTCAACTTGGGATTGTACATATAACGGTGAGGTGGATGTGCATGCAATGCTAATCTGGAATGTGTTAGGCGGCCTGATTCGACATTGATTATTCCTTGTGCTGGACAGAAATGGATGCTGCCTACCTCCATTCTTTTTTCAGATGTAAATATTCGTTTGGAGACAGATCCATCATAATTGAATTATTGTCTTCAGTAGTAATCTCATCAATATGCATAGAAGTGGTGGAATTAAAGCTTGTTTGAAAGAGGATTGGGAAATATTTGCTCATTTATCTAAACCGTTGGAAACGGTGTGTTGTTTTTGTAATTGATTAGGCACTGTAATGTTGCGTCTCTTCATTCAATTCAATATGGCTACGTTTCAATTAAAATATCATTACATCATCTACAAGAAAATTGAAATCTAATCAGTCTTGGAGGCTTGGAAGAGGAAAATGAGGATGACAGCCATTGAGAGCGGGAAGATGAAGAGCAGCGACATCGAGGGCGGCTGGACGGGGCCGGGCGCCATCCCCAGCGGCAGAAGCAGTAGTAGTATTACTATAAAGAGCATCGCCACCACCGAGCCCGCCCCCCATCCGCCGTACTCAGCCTCCTCCTGCGCCATGCTTTCAACTGCACTAGAAATCTATTCGATGTGAGGGATTGGTCACGTCaagataaaaatattcacaTTTATTTATACATTGCATGGTGGCTTTTGGCAGCGGGCACACCTGTTGGTGGGAAGACGCATACACAACGTTTGGATTCGTTTGTACAAATAATCCTTCGCTTCTAAATTTCAAGAGGCGCAACATTTCAGTGCTTCCAAATCCAAACTAAAACAAAAACTGGCTCGAAATCTGAGggaaagaaatggaaatggaagagaagaagacTATATGAAAAACTCAGGCCTTGGAAATGGAAGTTTCTTCAACCCTTGGAACTGCCACTAGTAGTCCTGTTTAAGTTGTTCCTCTAGTCAAATTTGTCTCGTCACATATAAAAtagagaaataaaattaatcttttGTTAATGGCTCAGAATATTGATTCTTATTTTCCAGGATAACACACATAAAATAGTGTAATAAAATCTGGTTATGTGTTGAGGATCAATGCTTAGGTCGAAATCTCTTGATAGAATAACCTCAAAATCTAGTCAAATTTGTCGTCACTTTAATACTTTCACTATTTCTCAAAAATGAACAAATGATAAAATACCACAAATCCTTCCATATTTCAGAATTTCAAATACTGATTTTAAGTGTAGggtaattggtgtataaatacatgaattttactcattttttggtatttaacatgaactttaaattctagttataaatacatgaactttaaacttataaatttttgactcgtttttcattttttcccaAATTAAAGCTGACTTGGAATGCCTGAATTTTGACGAGGACAATTCtcgctataaaaattaatcttcacCGTTCAATTTTTGATCCATTTTTTGTATTCCGAATTTCTGAATTTGACTTTCTCAATGATGAAATTAGCTTTCTAAAACCCCAAATCTTAAAGGCGAAATTTACTTTCTGAATATGTGAAATTTGTAGACAATTTTTTCACTTTCATATTTTAACTTTGAGTTATTTTCCTCAAACAAAAAATGATGACGCTCTGAATTGTCCACATTAAGATTCAAATATTTCAAGttagctttaatttgagaaaaatgaaaaacatgtcaaaaattgaataagtttaaagttcatgtatttataactatgttttaaattttatgttaaataccaaaaatgagtaaagtaactaaagttcatgtatttataattagaatttaaagttcatgttaaataccaaaaagtgAGTAAAGTTCATATATTCATACACCAATTACCCTTAAGTATAATAAACATTCATTTACATATTATACTTTGTTTACATacgaagaaaaaaagaagttgATCCTGCAATATACTAGGGAAAAAGTACAACCAAATTCATCGAATAATCAAAATCCACACAGAAATATTTGGAACGACAAAATTGCATACGCTAAAAACAAAAGAGCGTTAACCAGCTGTACTAAAATATGCTGCTTCTTTGTTTACAGAAATGTGAAACTTATGAGAAGATAACATGAAAAAACTGCAAACATTTCCACCTCttcttatatataattatatataatcaaataaaaacgGTTTCAGCTCTCACCGCTTTTCCACCTCTCATAAGCAACTCTCATCTATATCAAGGTAATCAAACTATACCGTACGCCGTTGTTAGTCGTTCTAAGATGTAAGTAAAGAATATTGCCTGTCCACCGCACTAGATCTGCAAAAATATGGATGCGCCTCGTTATAAAATTTGTCCTGAAGCATTACTGGAGACTTATATATCAATGGTTGGATATAGGCCAGCGCCAGAACTAAAATGTGTTCATCTCCTTCCACGCCTCCCGGATCAGAAACCTCACGTGTTCTTGCGCCTCTTTCTCCGAAGCATTTCTCTCCTTCATGTAACACTGGACTGCTTTCAGCACGTCACCTCTCTTCAGCTCGTGCTACATGTAACCAAGAgtaattaaatcaaatactagCTATTTCTTtggaatattaattaattaattaggcaGATACATACTTGAGCTGTCCCAAGATCGTCAGCAAGCCTTAAAATCATTCCTGATAAGTAAAGAATGTGATGATATTGGTACAAGAGATGGATGGCCATTTTGTCGGTGGAGTTTGGGAATGTGAAATAGAGTTGGGATATTATGCTAGGAGCTGCTATTGAAGTCTTGGCGTTGCTCAGATATTCTTCCAGGCTTGGTGTATATCCATTGTGGTACCACTTTGCCTCTTGGAAACATGCTCCACTCAAATCTATCCACTGCCAACTATGTCCGATCATATCTCTCCAACACCGCAAACTAAaactaagaaaaaaaataaacccCAGAAATGAAAAGCAATTACCAGAAAATGCATGGCTTTTGGTACGTAATCCTGAATGCTTTTCCGCACAATATCATAATACGACCTCAGTAACAACTTTGTAGCAGTAATCTCAATGGTCTTTTCGTCTGAGTCAGGTTCTGACGACCTCAACACACTAGGGGGctttcacaaaattaaaaagaaattaatccATCAAAACATATTACAAATTTTACTACAGATATTAATAGTTTAATTTTGCTAGAAATAATACTTTGACCGAGTACCTCTCTCAAATGGATCATCGACATTCTCTGTTCCATGCTTTGAACAGGTTCATTAAATGGATTGCTGGTCGAGTTCTCTTTAGGTGATGTATGATTGTCATTTCCGCCAAATATTGAAGATATTCCCCAACTCGAACCAGCATTGCTTACTAATAAGACGCATTTAATGATTGTCATTAAATGTATGATTTTATTGGATCTTCTATTAGGTATAGACTAATAAGAAATTGTCAGCAAAGTGTTTGAGTTCTGCACCCACTAAAAGTAGTGTTAACTGTCAAATAAATATCCTCTTTTGACCCACTTTTGAAATGTTTCATTAATGACTCCACCTTTTAATTTGTTTGTAGCAATATCCACATCCCCAATTTTTTAAGCATCAAAACGACCTCGTTTCAGCGGTGAAATAGACATCGTTTCACCGACCAAGTTCGCTGAGAAGATTGGGAGGACTGAAATTGCTACAAATCAAAAAGTGGTAGTCATTATAGAAACGCTTCAAAACTAGCGTCAACAAATATGGGTCTAAGATGGTGATTTGTTTGGCGATTAACCCTTACAATTGTATATAAGCAGTCCATTTCTCTGATCAGAGAATGAGAAAAAGAAACTACTGAGAGAAGATTACCAGACTGAGCAGTTTTCTCGACATCTGAGGCAGATCGAACACCCTTATACCATGTAAAGAACAACAAAGGAAAGTTGTTGATTTGAGTAAAGAACACCCTTCTCCACTGTGATCCCACAACAAAGAACAAGCAGAAATGGAGGACAAAATCACTGCAGAAAACGGCAAAACTGAAATCGAAAAAGACGGTTCCATCGCTGGGTTCGATTCTTTGCACCGCCTCCTCCAGTCCTCCCTTCCTCCTCACCTTTTTCAGGTCAGATCAAcaccatatttttttttctaattgcAAATCCCTCCGATTTTTTCGTGAGCCTAATTCTGTTGGATTTTGAGTTGAATATCAACTGTTCGATGGAATTTACATAAATTTTATTGGTACTATCGGTTGCGACAGGAAGCTAGCCGATTGCTTATTGGGCTAAACTGTGGAA
This window encodes:
- the LOC131005161 gene encoding GATA transcription factor 24-like isoform X2, with product MYGPPHASTMNETSITNDHPTAHLDDDDDDDDDDDNDNDNDNDVVHCPNAHDNPSSRIRYDPPNAAHSPHALAVLDTVASHALYAPDMPPPQGPSAAGDGAADQLTLSFQGEVYVFDSVSPERVQAVLLLLGGYDVPTGIPTPGMTPQSHRNLADYPGRSSQPQRAASLNRFREKRKERCFEKKIRYTVRKDVASSLDQLNHLFVSKCHLYPMHMPSPGCSARKVSLRHQNQCLRNQDHQSGMEILARKSRKPRVYIVGSAQSPPL
- the LOC131005163 gene encoding costars family protein gives rise to the protein MAHTEAAVYKIITNYGNTTIKPERISESKHKNIWEEKNRSHLHTQIMNVGEEVERLKEEIKRLGKLQSDGSYTVTFGVLFNDDRCANIFEALVGTLRAAKKRKIVTYDGEMLLQGVHDNVEIKMKAEATASDAVASS
- the LOC131005164 gene encoding uncharacterized protein LOC131005164 — encoded protein: MAQEEAEYGGWGAGSVVAMLFIVILLLLLPLGMAPGPVQPPSMSLLFIFPLSMAVILIFLFQASKTD
- the LOC131005161 gene encoding GATA transcription factor 24-like isoform X1 codes for the protein MYGPPHASTMNETSITNDHPTAHLDDDDDDDDDDDNDNDNDNDVVHCPNAHDNPSSRIRYDPPNAAHSPHALAVLDTVASHALYAPDMPPPQGPSAAGDGAADQLTLSFQGEVYVFDSVSPERVQAVLLLLGGYDVPTGIPTPGMTPQSHRNLADYPGRSSQPQRAASLNRFREKRKERCFEKKIRYTVRKDVASRMQRKKGQFTSSKSMLEEPGSSEWNGNSGPEEQETSCIHCGISSKSTPMMRRGPVGPRTLCNACGLKWANKGVLRDLSKLPIIMKLNRETKCEDTGMHPSTAITSSSGDN
- the LOC131005167 gene encoding sabinene synthase 1, chloroplastic-like, with protein sequence MTIIKCVLLVSNAGSSWGISSIFGGNDNHTSPKENSTSNPFNEPVQSMEQRMSMIHLREPPSVLRSSEPDSDEKTIEITATKLLLRSYYDIVRKSIQDYVPKAMHFLWIDLSGACFQEAKWYHNGYTPSLEEYLSNAKTSIAAPSIISQLYFTFPNSTDKMAIHLLYQYHHILYLSGMILRLADDLGTAQHELKRGDVLKAVQCYMKERNASEKEAQEHVRFLIREAWKEMNTF